One Peromyscus leucopus breed LL Stock chromosome 4, UCI_PerLeu_2.1, whole genome shotgun sequence genomic region harbors:
- the Nfe2l2 gene encoding nuclear factor erythroid 2-related factor 2 isoform X2 — MDLIDILWRQDIDLGVSREVFDFSQRQKDYELEKQKKLEKERQEQLQKEQEKAFFAQLQLDEETGEFLPVQPAQHIQTDTSGSASYSQVAHIPKPDALYFEDCMQLLAETFPFVDDHEVSSPTFQPLALDIPSHMESPVFTTPDQAQSLSSSLEAAMTDLNSIQQDMEQVWQELLSIPELQCLNTENKPLVETTTVPSPEANLTEIESNYHFYSSIPSLEKEVGSCSPHFLHGFEDSFSSILSTEEASQLNSLESSSALSTDFGDDFYSAFIAEPSGDSSMPSSAAVSQSLSELLSGPIDGCDLSLCKAFNQKHPENTAEFNDSDSGISLNTSPSQASPEHSVESSIYGDPPPGFSDSEMEELDSAPGSVRQNGPKAQPAHSSGDTEQPLSPAQGHSAPVHDVQCENTTKKEMPVSPGHQKVPFTKDKHSSRLEAHLTRDELRAKALHIPFPVEKIINLPVDDFNEMMSKEQFNEAQLALIRDIRRRGKNKVAAQNCRKRKLENIVELEQDLGHLKDEREKLLREKGENDRNLHLLKRQLSTLYLEVFSMLRDEDGKPYSPSEYSLQQTRDGNVFLVPKSKKPDTKKN; from the exons ATGGATTTGATTGACATCCTTTGGAGGCAAGACATAGATCTCGGGGTAAGCCGAGAAGTGTTTGACTTCAGTCAGCGACAGAAGGACTATGagctggaaaaacagaaaaaacttGAAAAGGAGAGACAAGAGCAACTCCAGAAGGAACAGGAGAAGGCCTTTTTCGCTCAGTTACAACTGGAcgaagagacaggagaattccttcCAGTTCAGCCAGCCCAACACATCCAGACAGACACCAGTGGATCTGCCAGCTACTCCCAG GTGGCCCACATTCCCAAACCAGATGCCTTGTACTTTGAAGACTGCATGCAGCTTTTGGCAGAGACATTCCCATTTGTAGATGACCATGAG GTTTCTTCACCCACATTTCAGCCGCTCGCCCTGGATATTCCCAGCCACATGGAAAGCCCAGTCTTCACTACACCGGATCAGGCTCAGTCACTCAGCAGCTCCCTGGAGGCAGCCATGACTGACCTGAACAGCATACAGCAGGACATGGAGCAAGTTTGGCAGGAGCTACTTTCCATTCCTGAGCTACAG tgTCTTAATACTGAAAACAAGCCGCTGGTTGAGaccaccactgtgcccagcccagAAGCCAATCTGACAGAAATCGAAAGCAATTACCATTTTTACTCATCCATCCCCTCCCTGGAGAAAGAAGTGGGCAGCTGCAGTCCACATTTTCTTCATGGATTTGAAGATTCTTTCAGCAGCATCCTCTCCACAGAAGAAGCCAGCCAGCTGAACTCCTTAGAGTCCAGTTCCGCATTAAGCACAGATTTTGGTGATGACTTTTACTCTGCTTTCATAGCAGAGCCCAGTGGTGACAGCAGCATGCCTTCCTCTGCTGCTGTCAGTCAGTCACTCTCTGAACTCCTGAGCGGGCCCATTGATGGCTGTGATCTGTCCCTCTGTAAAGCTTTCAACCAGAAGCACCCTGAAAACACAGCAGAATTCAATGACTCTGACTCTGGCATTTCACTGAACACTAGTCCCAGCCAAGCATCCCCAGAGCACTCTGTGGAGTCTTCCATTTACGGAGACCCACCGCCTGGGTTCAGTGACTCTGAAATGGAAGAGCTAGATAGTGCCCCTGGGAGTGTCAGACAGAATGGTCCTAAAGCACAGCCAGCACATTCTTCTGGGGATACAGAGCAACCCCTGTCACCAGCTCAGGGCCACAGTGCTCCTGTGCATGATGTCCAGTGTGAAAAtacaaccaaaaaagaaatgcccGTGAGTCCTGGTCATCAAAAAGTCCCATTCACAAAAGACAAACATTCAAGCCGCCTGGAGGCTCATCTCACAAGAGATGAGCTTAGGGCAAAAGCTCTCCATATCCCATTCCCTGTTGAAAAAATCATTAACCTCCCTGTTGATGACTTCAATGAAATGATGTCCAAGGAGCAATTCAATGAAGCTCAACTTGCATTAATCCGAGATATACGCAGGAGAGGTAAGAATAAAGTCGCCGCTCAGAACTGTAGGAAAAGGAAACTGGAGAACATAGTAGAACTGGAGCAAGACTTGGGCCACTtaaaagatgagagagaaaaacTGCTCCGAGAAAAGGGAGAAAACGACAGAAACCTCCATCTACTCAAGAGGCAGCTCAGCACCTTGTATCTTGAAGTCTTCAGCATGTTACGGGATGAGGATGGAAAACCTTACTCTCCTAGTGAATACTCCCTGCAGCAGACCAGAGATGGCAATGTATTCCTGGTTCCCAAAAGCAAGAAGCCAGATACTAAGAAAAACTAG
- the Nfe2l2 gene encoding nuclear factor erythroid 2-related factor 2 isoform X1: MMDLELPPPGLQSQQDMDLIDILWRQDIDLGVSREVFDFSQRQKDYELEKQKKLEKERQEQLQKEQEKAFFAQLQLDEETGEFLPVQPAQHIQTDTSGSASYSQVAHIPKPDALYFEDCMQLLAETFPFVDDHEVSSPTFQPLALDIPSHMESPVFTTPDQAQSLSSSLEAAMTDLNSIQQDMEQVWQELLSIPELQCLNTENKPLVETTTVPSPEANLTEIESNYHFYSSIPSLEKEVGSCSPHFLHGFEDSFSSILSTEEASQLNSLESSSALSTDFGDDFYSAFIAEPSGDSSMPSSAAVSQSLSELLSGPIDGCDLSLCKAFNQKHPENTAEFNDSDSGISLNTSPSQASPEHSVESSIYGDPPPGFSDSEMEELDSAPGSVRQNGPKAQPAHSSGDTEQPLSPAQGHSAPVHDVQCENTTKKEMPVSPGHQKVPFTKDKHSSRLEAHLTRDELRAKALHIPFPVEKIINLPVDDFNEMMSKEQFNEAQLALIRDIRRRGKNKVAAQNCRKRKLENIVELEQDLGHLKDEREKLLREKGENDRNLHLLKRQLSTLYLEVFSMLRDEDGKPYSPSEYSLQQTRDGNVFLVPKSKKPDTKKN, translated from the exons GACATGGATTTGATTGACATCCTTTGGAGGCAAGACATAGATCTCGGGGTAAGCCGAGAAGTGTTTGACTTCAGTCAGCGACAGAAGGACTATGagctggaaaaacagaaaaaacttGAAAAGGAGAGACAAGAGCAACTCCAGAAGGAACAGGAGAAGGCCTTTTTCGCTCAGTTACAACTGGAcgaagagacaggagaattccttcCAGTTCAGCCAGCCCAACACATCCAGACAGACACCAGTGGATCTGCCAGCTACTCCCAG GTGGCCCACATTCCCAAACCAGATGCCTTGTACTTTGAAGACTGCATGCAGCTTTTGGCAGAGACATTCCCATTTGTAGATGACCATGAG GTTTCTTCACCCACATTTCAGCCGCTCGCCCTGGATATTCCCAGCCACATGGAAAGCCCAGTCTTCACTACACCGGATCAGGCTCAGTCACTCAGCAGCTCCCTGGAGGCAGCCATGACTGACCTGAACAGCATACAGCAGGACATGGAGCAAGTTTGGCAGGAGCTACTTTCCATTCCTGAGCTACAG tgTCTTAATACTGAAAACAAGCCGCTGGTTGAGaccaccactgtgcccagcccagAAGCCAATCTGACAGAAATCGAAAGCAATTACCATTTTTACTCATCCATCCCCTCCCTGGAGAAAGAAGTGGGCAGCTGCAGTCCACATTTTCTTCATGGATTTGAAGATTCTTTCAGCAGCATCCTCTCCACAGAAGAAGCCAGCCAGCTGAACTCCTTAGAGTCCAGTTCCGCATTAAGCACAGATTTTGGTGATGACTTTTACTCTGCTTTCATAGCAGAGCCCAGTGGTGACAGCAGCATGCCTTCCTCTGCTGCTGTCAGTCAGTCACTCTCTGAACTCCTGAGCGGGCCCATTGATGGCTGTGATCTGTCCCTCTGTAAAGCTTTCAACCAGAAGCACCCTGAAAACACAGCAGAATTCAATGACTCTGACTCTGGCATTTCACTGAACACTAGTCCCAGCCAAGCATCCCCAGAGCACTCTGTGGAGTCTTCCATTTACGGAGACCCACCGCCTGGGTTCAGTGACTCTGAAATGGAAGAGCTAGATAGTGCCCCTGGGAGTGTCAGACAGAATGGTCCTAAAGCACAGCCAGCACATTCTTCTGGGGATACAGAGCAACCCCTGTCACCAGCTCAGGGCCACAGTGCTCCTGTGCATGATGTCCAGTGTGAAAAtacaaccaaaaaagaaatgcccGTGAGTCCTGGTCATCAAAAAGTCCCATTCACAAAAGACAAACATTCAAGCCGCCTGGAGGCTCATCTCACAAGAGATGAGCTTAGGGCAAAAGCTCTCCATATCCCATTCCCTGTTGAAAAAATCATTAACCTCCCTGTTGATGACTTCAATGAAATGATGTCCAAGGAGCAATTCAATGAAGCTCAACTTGCATTAATCCGAGATATACGCAGGAGAGGTAAGAATAAAGTCGCCGCTCAGAACTGTAGGAAAAGGAAACTGGAGAACATAGTAGAACTGGAGCAAGACTTGGGCCACTtaaaagatgagagagaaaaacTGCTCCGAGAAAAGGGAGAAAACGACAGAAACCTCCATCTACTCAAGAGGCAGCTCAGCACCTTGTATCTTGAAGTCTTCAGCATGTTACGGGATGAGGATGGAAAACCTTACTCTCCTAGTGAATACTCCCTGCAGCAGACCAGAGATGGCAATGTATTCCTGGTTCCCAAAAGCAAGAAGCCAGATACTAAGAAAAACTAG